CCCGTCACCACCGCGCAGGCCGGCGATCCGCGCCCGGCTCCAGCGTCCGCGCAGGCGATCCGGGTCGATCGGGCCCCCGTCCTCGACGGCCGTGACGACGATGCGGCCTGGCGCGATGCCCCGTTGATCGATGGCTTCCGCCAGTTCGCCCCCGCCGAGGACGCCCCGACGGCCTTCCGCACCACCACGCGCGTGATCTACGACGAGAAGAACATCTACGTCTTCGTGCGCGCGTACGACCCGCATCCCGACTCGATCGTGAGCCTGCTCTCACGGCGGGACGTGCGCACCAACTCCGACCAGATCAAGATCCTGATCGACAGCTACCACGACCGGCGGACCGGCGTGGAGCTGATGGTGAACCCGGCCGGCGTGCAGCGCGACGCCGCAATGCACTCCGACGTGGTCGAGGACATGTCGTGGGATGGCATCTGGGACGTGAAGGCGGTGATCGACTCCCTCGGCTGGACGGCGGAGTTCCGGGTGCCGTTCAGCCAGCTCCGCTTCAACAGCGCCGGCACGCACACCTTCGGGTTCGGGATCTGGCGTGACATCGCGCGCCTGAACCAGCGTGACTCGTGGCCGGTCTATCGTGGCTCGCGGGCCACGCTGGTGTCGCAGCTCGGGGAACTCTCGGGCTTCGCCGGCATCGGTGGCGGTCACCGCGTGGAGCTGCTGCCGTACACGGTGACGAAGAACGTCACCGAGCGATCGGGCACCGGTTGGAACCACCCGCAGCGCATCACCGCCGGTGCGGACCTGAAGGTCGGCCTCGGCTCGGCGCTCACCGCCAGCGCGACGATGAACCCCGACTTCGGGCAGGTGGAGGCCGACCCCGCGCTGCTCAACCTGAGCGCCTTCGAGGTGCGGTTCGACGAGCGGCGCCCCTTCTTCCTCGAGGGCAATGCGCTGTTCCGCTGCAACGGGCCGTGCGAGGGACTGTTCTACACGCGGCGGATCGGGCGCTCACCGCAGTTGCGGGCCTCCACTGCCGACCCGGCCTTCACCACCATCCTCGGCGCCGCCAAGGTGACCGGCCGCGTGGGGCGGGGAGTGTCGATCGGCATCTCGGAAGCCATCACGCGGCGCGAGGTCGGCGCCAGCGGCACCACCATCGAGCCACAGGCGAACTACTTCGCCGCCCGCGTCGTGCAGGAGATGCGCGGCGGCCGGTCGCAGCTGGGGGTGATGGTCACCGACACCCGCCGGGCGCTCGACTCCGTCACCCGCCCCCTGCTGCGCAGCGACGCCAGCGTCTTCCTGCTGCAGGGGTTCCATCGCTTCGGCGCCGACCGGTACGAGCTGTCCGGGTACACCGGCAGCGTCGGGGTGCATGGCAGCCCGGAGGCGATCGCGCTCACGCAGCGCAGCAGCGTGCACTTCTGGCAGCGC
This portion of the Gemmatimonadaceae bacterium genome encodes:
- a CDS encoding carbohydrate binding family 9 domain-containing protein; this encodes MFLRCRFLLALLVACVWVPVTTAQAGDPRPAPASAQAIRVDRAPVLDGRDDDAAWRDAPLIDGFRQFAPAEDAPTAFRTTTRVIYDEKNIYVFVRAYDPHPDSIVSLLSRRDVRTNSDQIKILIDSYHDRRTGVELMVNPAGVQRDAAMHSDVVEDMSWDGIWDVKAVIDSLGWTAEFRVPFSQLRFNSAGTHTFGFGIWRDIARLNQRDSWPVYRGSRATLVSQLGELSGFAGIGGGHRVELLPYTVTKNVTERSGTGWNHPQRITAGADLKVGLGSALTASATMNPDFGQVEADPALLNLSAFEVRFDERRPFFLEGNALFRCNGPCEGLFYTRRIGRSPQLRASTADPAFTTILGAAKVTGRVGRGVSIGISEAITRREVGASGTTIEPQANYFAARVVQEMRGGRSQLGVMVTDTRRALDSVTRPLLRSDASVFLLQGFHRFGADRYELSGYTGSVGVHGSPEAIALTQRSSVHFWQRPDHERTYDSTRTAMTGGVFSAQVQKLAGMLRWSSNWRYASAGMEANDIGFVILVNDMSLRNQVTLQQLRPTTYFRRLSGTLSNETHWTTGGTQSGASVTTSVTGELRNFWTTHLMLTTYDIGGTRCVACARGGPALRQSAERMVVASIGGDPRRLFTPGLSWVGSRGDDGKSASNNLSVSGELRLASRYSMSLGASVERRTDDQQWIGNYGAFRSDTTHFTFARLAQRTIGITARANWTATPTLSLQVYAQPFITSGAFSDWRELIAPRAKEYAARYGAYGDGAAPEGFNFRQFNSNAVLRWEYRPGSTLFFVWQQGRTSDDTNGEFRVARDYRDLFRSHPDNTLLIKASYWFNL